The Arachis ipaensis cultivar K30076 chromosome B03, Araip1.1, whole genome shotgun sequence region CCTTAaacacatcaaattcaaaaagaaaagagaagagaaaaagatagaatttcaTTCTCATATAACATACGATTAGGATGAAATATTTATCCCAACGAATCACCAAAACGGGTATAGCATGGAAAAACAACCTGTACTAGCCCACCAAGATTGTCTCTAAGGTCCAATATGAAATATGATGCACCCATGTCTTGAAGTCGCTTCATTGCTGCAAAATTCATAATTTAAGTCATAAAAGGACAGTAAATAACTATTTGGATATCCATACAAGTCAATATAAGGATCCAAAGCAGTTGCTGCCTCAGCCTTACTATTCAAATTTCTTTGCCATTAACACAAGttaaatacataaaataaaagaaacaaggtACCCATATTTGGTTGGTTCAAGTGGTTTCACacttcctttattttattttttttaagcaaGACTTCAAGTTCAAATTTTGTTAGTTtgaaccagaaaaaaaaaagttgcatAAAAAGTAACCCTGACCAATAACTAAATCTTTTCTGGCCAATGCATTGAACTCTTTGAGGCGTATGTACCCAACAGGAGTAGCACCGCCATCCATTTGTTCCAGCCGATAAAAGACTGGTGTACGAGCAACAAGTTGCCGCTGGACTTCTACTAATTCAACAGGACCACAGTTGCCATGCCTTACCTGAGAATAGTAGTACCAGAATCAAACCTGGACAACATCAAACCTACAGAAAATACTAGAGTAGGTTCCAAACTAACTTGGAATCAGAATCCAAAACCTGAATAGTCACAGAAGTGCCATTAGGACCTTGCAATATGGACGATGCTTCAAATGCTGATTTTCCCTTTAACTCCATGTTATTGACAGCCAATACTTCATCCCCCTAGCCAAGCAACCAAAAGAATAGAAAACATGTTTTATGAACAGTGGTTCTTTGTACATGTGCCACTCAACAATTCCAAGAGAGACAATAAATCAGGAAAGAGTTTATGCCAATAAATGTCAAAGATGGGACAATAGGTTGTTCTAATGCCCAAAAGAACAAATCAAATTGTTGATCAAGACAGCAATTCTGTCCAGTGCTATACCAAGTTGCAATTGTAACACATAGCAAGCATGTTTTCAAAATCGATATTAAGAGTGTTACTTTCTAGAGTTGTCTTTGTTACCTGTCTTACACCAGCAGAATAAGCGGGGCCATCCAATATGATTCCAAGCACTTTCAGTCTGGGTTCTCCATTTTCATCAGGAATTTCCCTAAGGTTTATTCCAATACCAGTCATGTCATACCTCGCCATCTTGGAGAACTTTTAACAGTGAAAAGAAATCCAAATGCCATTAAGTAAGAAATGTGAGAAGCACAACGTTATAAGCTAGTAGTCTGTATATTATATCATTATACAGAAGCAAAGCAAAGAAGAACTATGAAATCGTCAGATTGATGATGCAAGAATCCAACTACTTGAGAGATAATAATTTGGATTCTGTAGAAATTATGAAATATATACATATTGCACAGGTGTGTGTAAGTTTGCATTTGTATGTATTTATATATGCTGATATGCATGTATGTATGTTTCTTATGTACATCCCTTTTTTGTATTAGATCATATAGGGATAGTAAAGCAAGCATCAGCTAGCAATTCAAGCCATGTGGCTGGTACCTCAAGACATCTCATGACACAAAGAAAAACCTCCAATGAACAAGACCATGAAGTTCCTAGAATCAATTACCTCCTCAGGGGAAAGAAACCGCGTATAAGGATCACCCAAGCTGGCAAGCATTCGCTTGATTATCTGGTGTGCCTTTGATCTTGTCTGAATGGAATTACTCAGGAGATCCTCCCTTTTCAGCTGGAAACAAGAAATGCTATTAATATAAACACAAAACCATCAATATAACACACTGGCATCATAATAACAGTGAATTAACATTGAAAATACCCATTTTTGGAGTCTATACTAATTGTGGAGCACATAATCTTCAAAATTATCTTTTTTATCTCTCAccttgattttcttttttctttgacttttttttttccttttgtacgTTGTCCAAATAACAAGATTCACATTAACAAGACTGTTTAACATTAACACATAATAAAGAAGCAAACTTGGGTTAGAAAAAGTAAAGGGTGTAAACAAAAAAATACCAGCCATCAAGGTTCATCACTGTGGTCTAATGTCTATGGAAAAAACAGAAAAAAGCCAAAAAGCTGCAAACTTTTGAAGTGAGGTGGGTGTGATACTGTGATGTAAGTTAATACCTGCCAAGCATCCTGCGACCAACGGTGGCGACCAGCATCAAGAAAGCTGTCATTGACAATCTGCCAAGCTTCTTGAACAAGCCCTTCATTGGTGACAACCTCAGGAAGCAGCTCCTCTTGTCGTGGCTCAACAACATCATCACGGCATGTTTGAAGGGAACGTGGTGGAGGTTCAAGAAGCGCAGTAGTGGcggcagaagaagaaggaagaggaaaaGGCAAGGAGAAGAACAAGCCAAAGGATAGGGCACCAGAGATAGCTCCAATGAGTGTGCTCTGGACCCAGTTACTGCTGCAGCAAAGGATTCTTGGATTTGCAGTTGGGATCGGAAGTTGAGGCCTtgatagagaagaagaagaaggtcttGAAGAGGGAGTTGGGAGTTTCAGGAAAACACAACAGGAACTCATCTTTTTGGAACTGTGTTACACACTTGAGAGTAAGGTGTTGTTTATCCCTGACTCTGCTACATCACAGTTCACACATCAATTTTTGATAATGTTTTAACAAAACCCATTATCTGTTAtgtctttaattatttatttatagacTCCTTAGACCCAGTTTGGATAACCAACTTAATTAAACtcattttgataaaataacttaaacaataaatgactctgttaaaagtaacttataaataagttattttgtgtttggatttttaactctaaaagtgcttattttatagaaatgtaatgaaaagtagaagtattatgagagaagtcattttttttaacttctctataagctccaaaatagcttcttagaaaattgcaatttgattttgaaaattgcaccagacattaattctactacttttcataagtcaaaagttaaaaaaagctaCTTCTAGAGTTTCCCAAACGGGCCCTTAGTCCTATATAGAATTTAGTATAGGAAAACAGGCCTCCTACACATTCATATAATCATATAATCAAATTGGTTCAAGTTTAAATTGATTCAGTGCATTAAATGGAGAGTGAAAAACACGCGCCAAACACAAAAAAAACCTCTCATTTTCCATTCGCGCTTCATTATAAAAGAACGTTACATCTTCAACACGAAACCAATACACCAAAACATTCATTCTCTTCGAATCTCTTTGAACATCACTCAAACTTCAATCACATTCTTTGCGAAAACTACTACTGCAAAGGAATCGGAAGAAGATTTGGCAAGCAGCAACCAGAAACAAAcgaaaagagcaacaaagactACAAAAGGTATGAGAAAATTACTGTTCATTTAAAATTTTGCAATATCGCGTTTCGCCTAGTTTCATTTTAGTTTTACTGTTTTGATTTGCTTTGTTTAGTAGATTGAACTATTGTGAAtgatttttacagtataactagggtTTTAAGATATAGGTGCTTGTTCTTATTGGTAGGGATAGTTTAACTAGAGCTCTATTACTAtcttcagtacttcttttgcatTGAAGAacactattcttgttgattgaaaattgataatgatttattaaccacatgaaagtttttcggttcggtggcctttgtgattttggttatgtGCATAAAtgattttcggttcggtggcttGTGTCATATTAATTAACTTGATATACATGCTTGTGtttgttgatgtattgaatgagttttgtttaggacaattgacattagagacaactctttcactttgataagccaTACTACTGTAAAATTGTCTCATTATATTTGATTAAGATATATGTGGTTGTTCTTATTTGAATGAATAGTTATATACATTTTTCGGTTCGGTagcctttgtgattttggttctgtgcatgaaggattttcggttcggtgggttgtggcattttaattgacttgtttgacatacacatgcttgtggttgttgatgtattgaatgagttttgtttaggaTAATTCACattagagacaactctttcactttgataagccatactactgtaatagtattcttgttgattgaaagttggtcatcatttattaaccacatgaacatttttcggttcggtagcctttgtgattttggttctgtgcatgaaagattttcggttcggtgggttgTGTCATTTTAATTGACTTATTTAACATACACAtgcttgtggttgttgatgtattgaatgagttttgtttaggacaattcacattagagacaactctttcactttgataagccatactactgtaatagtattcttgttgattgaaagttgatcattATTTATTAACCATATGAACATTTTTCGGTTCGGTAGCCTTTGTAATTTTGGTTCTGTGAGTGAACGATTTTCGGTTCGGTGAGTTGTGGTATTTTAATTGACTTGTTTAACATATACATACTTGTGCTTGTTGATATATTGAATGAAATATtgaccaaaattttttattacagCAAAACACAACAAGAAAATGGCAACAATGAAGGAGAAGGCACATTATAACATAAAcagattaaatatatttatccacTTTCATTCGaataatatctattttgtattataaatatatcctcACATTCTGTTTCAAAACTTGCAGAAAATTCACTATTGcagatgccaaacaaaggcaaTATCAACAGTGCACAGGAaaatgagtcaagaaaagaaagatattgtGGAATAAATGGAATTTGGTGCCCTGGCACATGCCCCAGAAATGAACGTCTCTAATACACTATTGAAAGAATTACTTGATCGGTTTGATGAAGAGAGAAGATGCCTGAAAACTCTCCAGGGGAGAATATACATAACTCCTCGGAAAGTAACAGCT contains the following coding sequences:
- the LOC107632135 gene encoding carboxyl-terminal-processing peptidase 1, chloroplastic; the protein is MSSCCVFLKLPTPSSRPSSSSLSRPQLPIPTANPRILCCSSNWVQSTLIGAISGALSFGLFFSLPFPLPSSSAATTALLEPPPRSLQTCRDDVVEPRQEELLPEVVTNEGLVQEAWQIVNDSFLDAGRHRWSQDAWQLKREDLLSNSIQTRSKAHQIIKRMLASLGDPYTRFLSPEEFSKMARYDMTGIGINLREIPDENGEPRLKVLGIILDGPAYSAGVRQGDEVLAVNNMELKGKSAFEASSILQGPNGTSVTIQVRHGNCGPVELVEVQRQLVARTPVFYRLEQMDGGATPVGYIRLKEFNALARKDLVIAMKRLQDMGASYFILDLRDNLGGLVQAGIEIAKLFLSEGDTVIYTVGRDPQFQEVIVTDTSPLVQAPVIVLVNDRTASASEIVASALHDNCKAVLVGKRTFGKGLIQSVFELQDGSGVVITVGKYVTPNHMDINGNGIEPDFQKLPAWDDVNRHLSQCSIHHQG